Proteins from a single region of Amycolatopsis sp. CA-230715:
- a CDS encoding MlaE family ABC transporter permease translates to MAAIPTEGGAVRRAVAEAGDLAAFSWYTLKALARDTATGKLAWPEFLRQLWFMASVTTLPSVLVMIPFGVAVALNVGSLAAQIGAESYGGAIVAFLIIGQAGPMVCALMIAGVGGSAITADLGSRKIREETDALEVMGISTIARLVVPRVLAAAVVTVLLGAIVMVVGIAASLAFHVFVLDGTAGSFLGTLTQFASLKDFASAELKAALFGVLAALVASYKGLTVRGGPQGVGNAVNEAVVLAFIAVFVANTVISQVFPLFVPARGEY, encoded by the coding sequence ATGGCAGCCATCCCCACCGAAGGCGGGGCCGTTCGCCGCGCCGTCGCGGAGGCGGGCGATCTCGCCGCGTTCTCCTGGTACACGCTGAAAGCGCTCGCGCGCGACACCGCCACCGGCAAGCTCGCCTGGCCGGAGTTCCTGCGGCAGCTGTGGTTCATGGCCTCGGTGACCACCCTGCCGTCGGTGCTGGTGATGATCCCGTTCGGCGTCGCGGTCGCGCTCAACGTCGGCTCGCTCGCCGCCCAGATCGGCGCCGAGTCCTACGGCGGCGCGATCGTCGCGTTCCTGATCATCGGGCAGGCGGGCCCGATGGTGTGCGCGCTGATGATCGCCGGGGTCGGCGGATCGGCGATCACCGCGGACCTCGGGTCCCGCAAGATCCGCGAAGAGACCGACGCGCTGGAGGTCATGGGAATCTCCACGATCGCGCGGCTGGTGGTGCCGAGGGTACTGGCCGCCGCGGTGGTCACGGTGCTGCTCGGCGCGATCGTGATGGTGGTCGGCATCGCGGCGAGCCTCGCCTTCCACGTCTTCGTGCTCGACGGCACGGCGGGCAGCTTCCTCGGCACGCTCACCCAGTTCGCGTCCTTGAAGGACTTCGCTTCCGCCGAACTGAAAGCGGCGCTGTTCGGGGTGCTCGCCGCGCTCGTCGCGAGCTACAAGGGGCTGACCGTCCGAGGTGGACCGCAGGGCGTCGGCAACGCGGTCAACGAGGCGGTCGTGCTCGCGTTCATCGCGGTGTTCGTGGCCAACACGGTGATCAGCCAGGTGTTCCCGCTGTTCGTCCCGGCGCGGGGTGAGTACTGA
- a CDS encoding TetR/AcrR family transcriptional regulator, with the protein MPRTTEKSTRRPANRKEQIALTAAELFCVRGYHHVGIDDIADAVGITGPALYRHFRGKQALLAGATRTLTDALVATATEAAATEGTARERLDATLIALIELSWQRRTAARLYQWEGRYLADDERAEVAARTARVLRVLRDLVLETQPRREKREASLLASAVASVIGSPSTHRVSLPRAKAHALLLSCCHDLLAVRDLPPPARRASTPAATPGVLPRREVLLAEAIRLFHRHGYHEVSVEDIGAAAGINSSSVYRHFPSKADLLAAVYHRATARVEVATSDALGAGGTPAEALGRLVRSYVGLTYSHADLAAVYVSENDNLPAADLHALRGAQRRHIDTWVRLTARPGESVAQTRFRVHAALNVVTDLARVRRPGVGPEHTERLVRALLQH; encoded by the coding sequence GTGCCGCGCACCACCGAGAAGAGCACCCGCCGCCCCGCGAACCGCAAGGAGCAGATCGCGCTGACGGCCGCCGAGCTGTTCTGCGTGCGCGGCTACCACCACGTCGGGATCGACGACATCGCGGACGCGGTCGGCATCACGGGTCCCGCGCTGTACCGCCACTTCCGCGGCAAGCAGGCGCTGCTCGCCGGGGCGACCAGGACGCTCACCGACGCACTCGTCGCCACGGCGACCGAGGCCGCGGCCACCGAGGGCACCGCGCGCGAACGGCTCGACGCGACCTTGATCGCGCTGATCGAGCTGTCGTGGCAGCGCCGCACCGCGGCCAGGTTGTACCAGTGGGAAGGCCGCTACCTCGCCGACGACGAACGCGCCGAAGTCGCCGCGAGGACAGCGCGCGTCCTGCGCGTGCTGCGCGATCTCGTGCTCGAAACCCAGCCACGAAGGGAAAAACGCGAAGCCTCCTTGCTCGCGAGCGCGGTCGCCAGCGTGATCGGCAGCCCGTCGACGCACCGGGTCTCCCTGCCGAGGGCCAAGGCGCACGCGCTCCTGCTCTCGTGCTGCCACGACCTCCTCGCGGTCCGCGACCTGCCGCCGCCCGCCCGCCGCGCGAGCACGCCCGCCGCCACGCCCGGCGTGCTGCCGCGACGCGAAGTCCTGCTCGCCGAGGCGATCCGGTTGTTCCACCGGCACGGGTACCACGAGGTGAGCGTGGAGGACATCGGCGCCGCCGCCGGGATCAACTCCTCCAGCGTGTACCGGCACTTCCCGAGCAAGGCCGATCTCCTGGCCGCCGTCTACCACCGCGCGACGGCGAGGGTCGAGGTGGCCACTTCGGACGCGCTCGGCGCGGGTGGCACCCCGGCCGAAGCGCTCGGCAGGCTCGTGCGCAGCTACGTCGGGCTGACCTACTCGCACGCCGACCTCGCCGCGGTGTACGTGTCCGAAAACGACAACCTGCCCGCCGCAGACCTGCACGCACTGCGCGGCGCGCAGCGGCGGCACATCGACACCTGGGTGCGCCTCACCGCCCGCCCCGGCGAATCCGTGGCGCAGACCCGGTTCCGCGTGCACGCCGCGCTGAACGTGGTCACCGATCTCGCCCGCGTGCGGCGGCCCGGTGTCGGACCCGAGCACACGGAACGGCTCGTCCGCGCACTCCTCCAGCACTGA
- a CDS encoding nucleotidyltransferase family protein, which translates to MLSRLPVDEQLARFCALLSRNEVLLEVVSRAAALALPGWYLTSGCLFQTVWNVLAGREPGEGIRDYDLFYFDATDLSWAAEDVVIKAAENAFAGIGAEVEVRNEARVHLWYERKFGLPCPPHTCTEDAIDSFLATTCCLGLRVEPDGRWRVYAPHGFADVFNFVVRPNPVLGSRAAYAAKTVRWQQEWPRLTVLPWPG; encoded by the coding sequence ATGCTGAGCCGTTTGCCGGTGGACGAGCAACTCGCGCGGTTCTGCGCGCTGCTCTCCCGGAACGAGGTACTGCTCGAAGTCGTGAGCCGCGCGGCGGCGCTCGCGCTGCCCGGCTGGTACCTGACTTCGGGCTGCCTGTTCCAGACCGTGTGGAACGTGCTGGCTGGTCGCGAGCCCGGCGAGGGGATCCGTGACTACGACCTGTTCTACTTCGACGCCACGGACCTTTCCTGGGCGGCCGAGGACGTCGTCATCAAGGCCGCGGAAAACGCGTTCGCCGGAATCGGCGCCGAGGTGGAAGTGCGCAACGAAGCCCGCGTCCATCTCTGGTACGAGCGGAAGTTCGGCCTGCCGTGCCCGCCGCACACCTGCACCGAGGACGCGATCGACTCGTTCCTCGCCACCACGTGCTGCCTCGGTCTCCGCGTCGAACCGGACGGGCGGTGGCGGGTGTACGCGCCGCACGGGTTCGCCGATGTGTTCAACTTCGTGGTCCGGCCGAACCCGGTGCTGGGGTCCCGCGCGGCCTACGCGGCGAAAACCGTTCGATGGCAACAGGAATGGCCGCGGTTGACCGTGCTGCCGTGGCCGGGGTGA